CACGTTGCAGCGCCAGGATCGCGCTTTCACCCTCGACCCGGCACTTGGGCTGAAGGGATTCGAGATTCCAGTCGGCGGTACGCCGCTCGCCCCAGGATTCGCCCTGCGGGAACGCTTGCGCAGCTTTTGCATAGGCCGCAGCCGCCGCGTTTTTATCGCCGTCACGCACCGCCAGTTTCGCCCGCAGCCACCACGCCAAGCCGCTGTCGCCGGCATGTTCGAGGAACGCCTTGGCACTGGCGTAATCGCCCTGTTGATAGTTCATTGCCGCCAAACGATCCGCGTTATCGAGGCTGCCGCGCGTACTTTCTTGCAGCGCTTTGATCAGTTTTTTCTCGTTCGGCGGCTCATCGCCGAATGACCAGCCGATCCGGCTGATCAGCGACGCGGTCACCAGTTGCTGCACCGCTTTGCCACGCAGCAACTTTTCCAGTCGCTCCTCGGGTTCTTCGGCCAGATCGTTCATCAACAGCTTCAGCGAGGTGTAGCCGACGTTCGAGCCGTGCAGGTTTTGCGTGGCATAGAGTTCGATGGCCTTGTCCCAACTGCCCGCTGTGCGCAGCGCTCGCGCCTCTTCACCGAGGCTGGCCACGCCCAGCTCCAGCGGATCGCTGAAACCGTCGATGCTCAGTTGCCGTGTCTGGCGGAAGGCTTCGATGGCGTTTTCCAACGCTTCGAGCGCATCGCCTGCTTCGCTGCTCATGGCAAAGTAAGCCCGGCCCAGCGAATAAGCGGCCCAGGTGCTGCGCAACGCGCGTTGATCGGCCGGCAGCGCCAGCAATTGGCGGAAATACTCGACGGCCAGTTGATGATCACCGGCGCCGAACGCCACGGCGCCCGCCATATACAGACGCAATTCCGCCGGCAGGCTCGCGCCCTGTACCTCGACCTCACGGGCATCGGTCAGGCTGCGCAGTTGCTTGACCATGGCCAGCTGCTCCGCGCTCAGGCCCTGTTGCTCGGCCTTCTCACGCTGTTCAGCGGGCTCCTTTGGTTCGCCATAGATGTCGTCCGGGTTGTAGGTGACGGCCGTGACGTTCTTCAGCCCGGCAATAGTCTTGCCGAGGCGATTGATCTCGAACTTGAAGTTGCCCTCCGGCAGTTCCGCCAGCGATTGCCCGCGATCGTCGAGCAGACGCATCGGGAAATCCGGGCCGCAGGCCAGCGCCGAGCCCAGCGGCAGGCTGAGGCTCAGGCAAAGCAGATGGCGGGGCCAGTTACGGGTCAACATGCGAACCTCCTTGATCAATATTTGCGCAACGTGCCCAACCGATCGCACGCTGCCCGCCCGCCGGCAATCGGCCGTCGCGCAAGCGGGTGAAGGTAAGCAGATCCGCTGACTGTTGCAATGCATAACCGGCGAGCGCATCGGCGCCTTCACAGCCGCTGGCTTTTACCAGCAAGCGCGCAGGCCAGGGGCTATCAAGGTTGCCGGCATTGCCGAGCGTGATGTCGTAGAGGCCGTCTTGCGCCTTGAAACTCACGTCAAGTTTGCTGGACAGCGCATCACCTCGGGCCACGGCACCCAGCGTGGTCAGGCTCCATGCCCGGCGGTCATTGGCCAGCGGCAGGCGGAACCAGATCAGCCCGGCCAGGTGCGCCGGTCGATCCTTGCGCAGTGCTTTGGCGAGTTGGCTCAGTTCCTGCGGATCGGCCAGCAATTCGCGGCGCTCTCCGCCTCGCTCCAGCGTCACCTCGCTTTCCACCACCGGCGCGCCACCGCTGTCCGGCAACAACGCTATACCGTAAGCCGGCAGGGCCAGGTAGAACGGTTTTTCGCTGATCCACCCCCAACGCTCCGCCCAGTTGCGCGCCTGTTCAG
The sequence above is a segment of the Pseudomonas sp. HS6 genome. Coding sequences within it:
- a CDS encoding DUF3142 domain-containing protein; translated protein: MRFIVGLPALLVSLLLLGACSQSDAPVLDQQLYVWQRQWTPAHEAALKGSRADFSTLRVLALQAFPPAGWSRARIDPPLLKRDGRPLIAVIRLDGQLQALDQEQVTAQILQVIDDWQTRGLTLSGIEIDHDAGNARLPAYADFLIHLRAALPSSLPLSITALPAWLDSPQLPALLATVDSSVLQVHAVSDPRRGLFDPEQARNWAERWGWISEKPFYLALPAYGIALLPDSGGAPVVESEVTLERGGERRELLADPQELSQLAKALRKDRPAHLAGLIWFRLPLANDRRAWSLTTLGAVARGDALSSKLDVSFKAQDGLYDITLGNAGNLDSPWPARLLVKASGCEGADALAGYALQQSADLLTFTRLRDGRLPAGGQRAIGWARCANIDQGGSHVDP